Proteins found in one Miscanthus floridulus cultivar M001 chromosome 4, ASM1932011v1, whole genome shotgun sequence genomic segment:
- the LOC136548218 gene encoding uncharacterized protein — MWQMLGVKKTVKEAWAVVKSMRVGAERVKEANAQRLLREFKNIAFKDGETVDEFAMRINALAVDLRTSGESIEEIRVVKKMLCVLPQRYTQIAISIETLLDLKSLTIEDFIGRLKMVEDRFGVEAVTDKAGKLLLTEEDWATRNCHRLLPKSSSSTGSERRSGCQRATVVANMVTAARRKNMPPRFTSEGTPRWKGRCRNCGIYGHWKEDCKRPSRKERKEEAHHA, encoded by the coding sequence ATGTGGCAGATGTTGGGGGTgaagaaaaccgtcaaggaggcATGGGCGGTGGTGAAAAGCATGCGCGTTGGAGCTGAACGCGTGAAGGAGGCCAACGCCCAACGGCTGCTCCGAGAGTTCAAGAACATTGCGTTCAAGGACGGTGAGACGGTGGATGAGTTCGCCATGCGCATCAACGCGCTAGCTGTGGATCTGCGCACATCTGGTGAGAGCATTGAGGAGATCCGGGTGGTGAAGAAGATGTTGTGTGTGCTACCCCAACGCTACACGCAGATCGCGATCTCAATCGAGACCTTACTTGATCTAAAATCGCTAACAATTGAAGACTTCATCGGCAGACTCAAGATGGTCGAGGACCGGTTCGGGGTTGAGGCCGTCACAGACAAGGCCGGCAAACTCCTATTGACTGAGGAGGATTGGGCAACGAGGAATTGTCATCGCCTCCTGCCGAAGTCCTCGTCGTCGACTGGGAGTGAGAGGAGGTCTGGATGCCAAAGGGCGACGGTGGTGGCGAACATGGTGACCGCGGCGAGAAGAAAGAACATGCCCCCTAGGTTCACGTCTGAGGGCACTCCGAGGTGGAAAGGGCGGTGTAGGAACTGTGGCATCTATGGCCACTGGAAGGAAGACTGCAAGCGGCCGTCGAGAAAGGAACGCAAGGAGGAGGCTCATCACGCGTAG
- the LOC136548219 gene encoding disease resistance protein Pik-2-like, with protein METTGLSVGKSVLNGALSYAKSAIVQEVALQLGVQRDQAFIRDELEMMLSFLMAAHEERDNHKVVKTWVKQVRDVAYDVEDCLQDLAVRLGKPSRWCFLRTLVDRHRVATRMKELRAKVEDVSQRNVRYRLIKDTTGSKPGTGAGSSSIISSATMFGIEEARRQKDKAKVDLSQLISERRAGQRSGHRTAQFYCTFC; from the coding sequence ATGGAAACGACAGGGTTGAGCGTGGGCAAGTCTGTGCTTAATGGAGCGCTCAGCTACGCCAAGTCGGCCATCGTACAGGAGGTAGCTCTGCAGCTTGGTGTCCAGCGTGACCAggctttcataagggatgagctCGAGATGATGCTCTCTTTCCTCATGGCTGCACATGAGGAGCGAGACAACCACAAGGTGGTCAAGACCTGGGTAAAGCAGGTCCGTGACGTGGCCTACGACGTCGAGGACTGCCTCCAAGATCTCGCTGTTCGACTTGGGAAGCCATCCCGGTGGTGCTTCCTTCGGACGTTGGTCGATCGACACCGTGTGGCCACACGGATGAAGGAACTCCGAGCCAAGGTTGAAGATGTCAGCCAGAGGAATGTGCGCTATCGCCTCATCAAGGACACTACTGGCTCCAAGCCTGGCACTGGCGCTGGGTCATCAAGCATTATTTCTAGTGCAACAATGTTTGGTATTGAGGAAGCTAGAAGGCAAAAGGACAAAGCGAAAGTGGATCTTTCCCAGCTGATCAGTGAGCGCCGGGCTGGCCAGAGAAGCGGACATAGGACTGCACAATTCTACTGTACTTTTTGTTGA